A stretch of Gossypium hirsutum isolate 1008001.06 chromosome A06, Gossypium_hirsutum_v2.1, whole genome shotgun sequence DNA encodes these proteins:
- the LOC121230566 gene encoding uncharacterized protein, giving the protein MGIRAAIERKIKVLEVYEDSALVIYQLKGEWETRDPKLVNYRRLVLELIEEFDDITFCYLPRDENQMADALATLASMIKAPAHCCNIEEEEEKDDHPWYQGILRYMKSREYPNQATENDKRTLRRLASDYVLDGEILYKRRKDQVLLRCVDAVEAKQILEEVHEGVCGTHANGHGCYWADLTKGI; this is encoded by the exons atgggaattcgTGCAGCAATAGAAcgtaagattaaagtgctagaggtATATGAGGATTCTGCATTAGTGATCTATCAGCTTAAAggggaatgggagacaagagaccctaagCTAGTCAATTATCGAAGGCTGGTTCTTGAGTTAAtcgaggagtttgacgatatcactttCTGCTACCTTccacgagatgaaaaccagatggctgatgctttGGCAACCTTAGCTTCtatgattaaa GCTCCGGCTCATTGCTGCAACattgaagaggaagaagagaAAGATGATCATCCTTGGTACCAGGGTATTTTACGATATATGAAGAGTcgtgaatacccaaaccaagcgactgagaatgataaaaggacacTAAGAAGGCTGGCTAGTGACTATGTCTTGGATGGAGAGATCCTATACAagagaaggaaggatcaagtactcttaagatgtgtagacgctgtcgAGGCTAAGCAAATCCTAGAAGAGGTTCATGAGGGTGTCTGCGGAACACACGCTAATG ggcatggatgttattgggccgatCTCACCAAAGGCatctaa
- the LOC121230567 gene encoding uncharacterized protein: protein MGIVKFDDPTKPNVAGNPLPSHSDNGVNAISESRGRRTKMDVSEVKTPLRWVWKKMVEEGLLIQGLEEKPEGGKYYCEFHDEEGHEIQKCNEFRSLVQRLIENKEIEFFEYTEGPKGEDVCTSEQGPTNNVRGDSKRVPWNYNCNVTIPRMENPVGTSEKGQDEGFYTRSGRRYTPNTKAESAKGKSVVIEQEKEKTTRPESPVNEPPAHISVLALLLSSETHRSALMKVLNETYVADDISVNKLDCLVNNISADNFIFFNDDEIPPGGMGSTKALHITTRCKGYTLPGVLIDNGSALNVMPLSTLNRLPVDNSHMKTCQNVAIIQLPVGETVDSLGGAVLSSLHQRLKLVTEGRLVTINAEEDIIASVTNDTPYVGVDDGVIECSFRSLEFVNATFIVEGNKIPMPKISKATRMGLRLTVGKGALPGRGLRRCLQGRSEIPMLKEKRDRFGLGFKPDMKKKKKKLEKRQEMRGARLCGEEVKWEPMTFPHLSRTFVSGGTIYPKQEMTMQKVAEEMLGSWSINAISKEKAEE from the exons ATGGGCATTGTGAAGTTCGATGATCCCACAAAACCTAATGTGGCGGGAAACCCGTTACCCAGTCATTCAGATAATGGGGTAAACGCGATAAGTGAAAGTAGAGGAAGGAGAACTAAGATGGATGTATCAGAGGTAAAGACCCCGTTGAGATGggtttggaagaaaatggtggaaGAAGGTTTACTTATACAAGGTTTAGAGGAGAAGCCTGAAGGAGGGAAGTACTATTGTGAATTCCACGacgaggaagggcatgagatccAAAAGTGCAATGAATTCAGGTCTCTGGTACAGAGATTGATAGAAAATAAAGAGATCGAATTCTTTGAGTACACCGAGGGCCCGAAGGGAGAAGATGTATGCACGTCAGAGCAAGGGCCGACCAACAATGTCCGAGGG GATAGCAAaagggttccttggaattacaACTGCAACGTAACGATCCCAAGAATGGAGAATCCAGTTGGCACTTCGGAGAAAGGTCAAGACGAGGGTTTCTATACACGCAGCGGAAGGCGTTATACTCCGAACACAAAGGCAGAATCAGCTAAAGGAAAATCTGTGGTCATTGaacaagaaaaggaaaagacGACCAGACCTGAATCACCCGTCAATGAGCCT ccagctcACATATCCGTACTAGCCTTgctcttgagttcagaaactcaccGAAGTGCATTGATGAAggttttaaatgaaacatatgttgcGGATGACATCTCTGTCAACAAACTTGATTGTCTGGTCAATAACATCAGCgcggataattttattttctttaatgatgatgaaataccaccggGAGGCATGGGATCTACAAAGGCCCTACATATTACCACTCGCTGCAAAGGATACACATTGCCAGGGGTATTGATTGATAATGGATCGGCATTGAATGTCATGCCCTTGTCTACGTTAAATAGGTTGCCAGTGGATAACTCTCACATGAAGACATGTCAAAACGTC GCCATCATACAATTGCCTGTTGGAGAAACCGTGGATTCACTCGGCGGGGCAGTGCTGTCATCCCTACACCAAAGGTTAAAGTTGGTAACTGAGGGTAGGTTGGTAACGATAAACGCGGAGGAAGATATTATTGCATCCGTCACCAATGACACACCGTACGTAGGTGTGGACGATGGGGTGatagaatgttcctttcgatcgcTAGAATTCGTCAATGCTACATTCATTGTCGAAGGAAACAAGATCCCAATGCCCAAAATTTCCAAAGCTACGAGGATGGGCCTGCGGTTGACAGTTGGCAAAGGAGCCCTGCCGGGAAGAGGACTTAGAAGGTGCCTCCAAGGAAGGAGCGAGATACCAATGCTAAAAGAAAAACGAGATCGCTTTGGCTTAGGATTCAAGCCAGacatgaagaaaaagaagaagaagctggAAAAAAGGCAAGAGATGAGAGGAGCACGTCTGTGCGGTGAAGAGGTCAAATGGGAACCAATGACCTTCCCTCATTTATCCCGAACGTTTGTGTCCGGAGGAACTATCTATCCAAAACAAGAGATGACAATGCAGAAAGTGGCAGAAGAGATGTTGGGAAGTTGGAGCATTAACGCCATATCTAAAGAAAAAGCTGAAGAATGA
- the LOC121230568 gene encoding uncharacterized protein, whose protein sequence is MEESQNNLIGQLAQLLAREREKGKSTMGNNNEDPIYPPGFAPINTQPQSEVHPRTVSVTIKPQQYQANTSTPINIPIGSGSNPEDNPANPFVPDLDDMAEIEKGKVDMAKQLDNRCKWLEEKFKAMETADYCGGIDAKDLSLVPDLVLPPKFKIPEFEKYSGTSCPETHITMFCRRMAGYVNNDQLLIHCFQDSLIGSAAKWYN, encoded by the coding sequence ATGGAAGAATCCCAAAATAATCTGATAGGCCAGTTGGCGCAGTTGCTGGCTAGAGAACGCGAGAAAGGGAAGAGCACCATGGGGAACAATAATGAAGACCCTATCTATCCTCCAGGCTTTGCTCCGATAAACACCCAACCACAATCGGAGGTGCATCCACGAACGGTATCCGTCACTATTAAGCCCCAGCAATACCAGGCCAATACCTCGACACCAATAAACATTCCTATAGGATCAGGCTCTAATCCCGAGGATAATCCAGCTAATCCATTTGTCCCGGACCTTGATGACATGGCAGAAATAGAGAAAGGAAAAGTAGATATGGCAAAACAACTCGATAATCGGTGCAAATGGcttgaggaaaaattcaaagcaatGGAAACTGCTGATTACTGTGGCGGGATCGATGCTAAGGACTTAAGCTTGGTCCCAGATCTGGTGCtcccaccaaaatttaaaatcccGGAGTTCGAAAAATATAGCGGGACGAGTTGCCCTGAAACTCATATTACGATGTTCTGTCGAAGGATGGCAGGGTATgttaacaatgatcagctattgATCCACTGTTTCCAGGACAGTCTGATCGGATCTGCGGCCAAGTGGTATAACTAG
- the LOC107937690 gene encoding pseudo histidine-containing phosphotransfer protein 2, producing MESKHVNQQIAAMRQSFFDEEVLDEFFSQLEQLEDQNNPNFVEEVFTMYFRDSTTLLETVEQAMKTISITLAKMDKILHQLKGSSASVGANKFLNEINKTRQVLEKGNLEGTKAGIWEMRKEYDSLKAKLEPYFQLKQANSVPQEK from the exons ATGGAAAGTAAACATGTTAATCAACAAATCGCTGCAATGAGGCAATCCTTCTTTGATGAG GAGGTCTTAgatgaatttttttctcaattggaGCAGCTAGAGGATCAAAATAACCCCAACTTTGTAGAAGAGGTGTTTACCATGTACTTCAGAGACTCCACTACACTACTAGAAACTGTTGAGCAAGCAAT GAAAACTATCTCTATTACTTTAGCTAAAATGGACAAAATCCTTCATCAACTCAAGGGTAGCAGTGCCAG TGTTGGTGCTAATAAATTTCTAAATGAGATCAACAAGACAAGACAAGTTTTGGAGAAAGGAAACCTAGAAGG GACAAAAGCTGGCATTTGGGAGATGCGAAAGGAGTATGACAGTCTTAAAGCCAAGCTAGAACCCTACTTTCAG CTGAAGCAAGCAAACTCAGTGCCCCAAGAGAAGTGA
- the LOC107895997 gene encoding pseudo histidine-containing phosphotransfer protein 2 isoform X2 produces MESKHVHEQIAAMRQSFFNEEVLNENFSQLEQLEGKDNPNFVEEVFTMYLRDSIAFLETIEEAMKTIPIDSTKMDSILHQLKGSSASVGANKVLKEVNKTRQVLGKGNLERTKASILELRKD; encoded by the exons ATGGAAAGTAAACATGTTCATGAACAAATCGCTGCAATGAGGCAATCCTTCTTTAATGAG GAGGTTTTAAACGAAAACTTTTCTCAACTGGAGCAGCTAGAGGGTAAAGATAACCCCAACTTTGTTGAAGAGGTGTTTACCATGTACTTAAGGGACTCCATTGCATTTCTAGAAACTATTGAGGAAGCAAT GAAAACTATCCCTATTGACTCAACCAAAATGGACAGCATCTTGCATCAGCTCAAGGGCAGCAGTGCCAG TGTTGGTGCTAATAAAGTACTAAAAGAGGTCAACAAAACAAGACAAGTTTTGGGGAAAGGAAACCTAGAAAG GACAAAAGCTAGCATCTTGGAGCTACGAAAGGA CTAA
- the LOC107895997 gene encoding pseudo histidine-containing phosphotransfer protein 2 isoform X1 — MESKHVHEQIAAMRQSFFNEEVLNENFSQLEQLEGKDNPNFVEEVFTMYLRDSIAFLETIEEAMKTIPIDSTKMDSILHQLKGSSASVGANKVLKEVNKTRQVLGKGNLERTKASILELRKEYDNFKAKLEPYFQI, encoded by the exons ATGGAAAGTAAACATGTTCATGAACAAATCGCTGCAATGAGGCAATCCTTCTTTAATGAG GAGGTTTTAAACGAAAACTTTTCTCAACTGGAGCAGCTAGAGGGTAAAGATAACCCCAACTTTGTTGAAGAGGTGTTTACCATGTACTTAAGGGACTCCATTGCATTTCTAGAAACTATTGAGGAAGCAAT GAAAACTATCCCTATTGACTCAACCAAAATGGACAGCATCTTGCATCAGCTCAAGGGCAGCAGTGCCAG TGTTGGTGCTAATAAAGTACTAAAAGAGGTCAACAAAACAAGACAAGTTTTGGGGAAAGGAAACCTAGAAAG GACAAAAGCTAGCATCTTGGAGCTACGAAAGGAGTATGACAATTTCAAAGCCAAGCTTGAACCCTACTTTCAGATTTAA